The DNA window TGGCAGATCTCTTACCATCTCCCTACTTGTCTGGGGAAGCAGAGGAGGTCTCTGGAGCAGAAAGGGgaatcttttcatcagaaaagagTTTCTCTGAACAGGGTCTCTCTGAACAGGTGGCTGTTGTTTGacagtgtccaactcttcatgagcccatttggggttttcttggcacagataaggtttgccatttccttctccagctcattttacaattggggcagctaggtggtgcagaggagaGATAGAGCGATGGCACTAGagttaaggaagacctgagttcaaatccgacctcagacacatgacacttactaacagtgtgcccctgggaaagtcacttaaccccaattgcctcaaacatctgagccatcttcagtcatcctgatatatatatcttgccactggacatggaggagagagtgagactggggactttgcacagccctccctcacttaaatccaattcactgtaagtcatgacatcaccagaaggatggacaaacaacaacagatgaggaaagagaggccaCAGGGTTTGGTACTtgcacagggccacacagctagtaagtgtctgaggctgcatttgaacttgggtcatcctgactccagggcctatgctctttCCATTTGCCCCAGCCAAGAGGGttagttgaaggaaatgaggattgTTAGTCTGGAGAGGAGAAGATTTAGTGGGGTGGAGAAAGCTGTTCCGAACCAAGCAGAGAGATATGAAAAAGTGGGACATGCCACCTGAttgggtggaggggagagggctGGGTGACCACTTGGGACTCTTTCTTGTCTGTCCCTTATCAATCACACTAGAAAGGTTTTTGACTCTCTGCCAACAcggagattttgtgattctgtgtttTTGTTCGCAGGCCCCGCATCTCGCTCTGTGGAGCGGCTGAAGGAAATGATCAAAGCAGGAATGAACATTGCCAGGCTCAACTTTTCCCATGGCTCCCACGAGGTGCAGTGAGGGATGGGAGGAGCTGGGGGGAAATTCTGCCCGGAGTTTTGGAGGCCCAGAGGCCGGAAGTTTAAGAGAGGTTTGCCCGGGATCCCTGTCtttatcccttctttccctgtTTCCTTCCCCAGTACCACGCTGAATCCATAGCCAACGTGAGGGAAGCTGTGGAGAGCTTCGCTGGCTCTGCGTTCAGCTACCGGCCCGTGGCCATAGCGCTGGACACCAAGGGGCCCGAGATCCGCACCGGGATCCTCCAGGGGGTGAGACCCTGGGCGCTACCGGAGGATCGAGGGCAGTTGGAACAAAGAGAGGAAGGGCAAGGCAGAGTCAGGAGAGGGTAGTGCTAGAAAGGAGGGCCTAGGATGGGTGTGGACAAGGCCAGATCAATATGGGATAGGACCAACAACTTGTAATGtggatgaggattgaatgagttTGGAGCAGTGACCCAAAGGACACAGAATCTGGGATGGCTGAAACTACTACTGGGAAGAAGCAGGTGAAGAAGAGTAACCAGGGATGAGTGTGGGCGGAGACGTATTCAATAAGGGATAGGGCTGGTAACCCTTCAAAGGGGTTTATAGAAGCTCCTATCCTCTAGTGACCTGCACTACAGGACTCCTGCCGGgaagaagtaaggaaagaagggTACAGGGCAAGATTAAGGCTGGAGACCAAGCTTTTCCATATATCAGCCCTGCTCTTACTTCCCATTCCCTCTCGTAGGGCCCAGAGGCAGAAGTGGAAGTAGTGAAGGGTTCCCAGGTCCGGGTTACAGTGGACCCGGCGCTCCGGACTCAGGGGAATGCGAGCACCGTGTGGGTGGACTATCCTAATATAGTCCGGGTAGTGCCAGAGGGGGGCCGGATCTACATCGACGACGGTCTTATCTCCCTGGTGGTTAAGCATAAAGGTGGGTGAACTCCAGTTAGTCCCTAGCCCTACCTCCAGTTCAGGTTATACCCCCTTGTTCTTGGACTTGCTTTCTGGATTTCCCCTTGATCCGCCCCAAGCGTTGCTCCACTTCCCAATTAGCTCCTCCCTGAGAGCatatccctccccccaaccctttcACCCCCTCCTACTGAATAGTCTCAGGTCACATCCCTTACCTTAAAACCCATCAAATTGCAccaaattatctctgttttattggCCTCTGGATTCCACAGACCAAGAGGGGCTGGTGACTGAGGTTGAGAACGGCGGGATGCTGGGAAGCAGGAAGGGGGTGAACTTGCCTGGTGCAAAAGTGGATCTGCCAGGGTTGTCCGAGCAGGATGCTCTGGATCTACGCTTTGGGGTGGAGCAAGGTGTGGATATCGTCTTCGCATCCTTTATCCGAAAGGCCCAAGACGTGATTGCTGTACGAGAAGCCCTGGGGCCTCAGGGACGTGGCATCAAGATCATCAGCAAAATCGAGAACCACGAGGGTGTTGAGAAGTGAGGCTTCTAGccctttactttcctttttttttcccctttactttctttatcccacccccaccttcaCCTCCAACTCCCTGATTCCCCTCCGGgagtgaattgaattaaactgaaatgTTCCCGAGCACCcttttcctgattctgccctACTCTCCTTGACCTTGCTCGCTATTTCCTGGCCGTGCCCCCTCTTGGGCCCAAACTTCCCAGGTTTGATGAGATCCTGGAGGTGAGCGATGGCATCATGGTGGCACGGGGTGATCTGGGCATCGAGATTCCAGCTGAGAAAGTCTTCTTGGCACAGAAGATGATGATTGGACGCTGCAATTTGGCTGGCAAACCAGTTGTCTGCGCCACACAGGTCTGGGAGAGAGCAGGGGCATGTCATAGATATTGTGGGCACCTCTCTGGGGAGGTGTTGGCACCAACCTCCCCCTAAAGTCCCTTGGCTCTCCTGCTGTGGCATGGGATTGGGGTATATACATCCTTAGCATAAGACAGAGAGGGTCTTGAGATGGGAGTCACAAGAAGTGCCTAGGTTGAATAGAGTGGGAGGGGAAGCATAAACCCTTGATTCTTATGGAAATGGTATCCCCAGATGCTGGAAAGCATGATCACCAAGGCCAGGCCAACTCGAGCAGAAACAAGTGATGTGGCCAATGCTGTATTGGATGGGGCTGACTGTATCATGTTGTCTGGAGAGACAGCCAAGGGGAGTTACCCTGTTGAGGCTGTGAAGATGCAGCATGCGGTATGGGATTGATGGGGAACATGGGTTATGTCTGGGATCCAGAGATCCAGGGCCATCCAGGCCAGATATCAAGGCCTGACCCTGACCCCCTGGTACTTTCAGATTGCTCGGGAAGCTGAGGCTGCAGTCTATCACCGGCAGCTGTTTGAAGAACTTCGTCGGGCAGCTCCCCTAAGCCGTGACCCTACTGAGGTCACTGCCATTGGTGCTGTGGAGGCTTCATTCAAGTGCTGTGCTGCTGCTATAGTTGTGCTGACCACATCTGGCCGGTGAGAGACCAGCAAGGCACCCGAGCAGAGGTGGGGATTATACATTAGAGACCGAGAGGCAGGCTGAACATCTGAGGATGTGGAGGGCAGGGAGAGAGCACTGGAATGATTGGTTTGGAAAAGATatagtggagcagctaggtggcacagtggatagagcaccggccctggagtcaggaggacctgagttcaaatctggattcagacacttaacacttactagctgtgtgatcctgggcaagtcacttaaccccaattgcctcaccaaaaaaaaaaaaaaagaactatgtccaaagggctattaaactgtgtataccctttgatctagcaatacctcTGATAGCTCTATATCCCACAAACAttcaaaaaagggagaaagaaaagatatagcAATACAGGAGCAGGAGTCCCCAGGATCTAATAGCCATGCCtagtatttgtaaagggctttagagttttcaaagtattttcacaTATCCATTACCTTATCTGATCCTTACAGCACTGGCTGTGAGGCagagtattttacaaatgaggaaactgaagcctgaaGAGATTAACACAGAGAATGACAGTAGCAGAGTCTGGACTGGAAACTAAGTCTCCCAGTTCACAATACAGTGTCTTTCCCACTAAGCTCCCATGCTCTCTTTCCCCCAGCTCGGCACAACTCCTGTCCCGATACCGTCCCCGGGCAGTTGTCATCGCTGTCACCCGTTCTGCTCAGGCTGCCCGTCAGGCCCACCTGTGCCGTGGTGTTTTCCCCTTGCTCTATCGTGAATCCGCAGAGCCCATCTGGTCTGATGATGTTGACCGCCGCGTCCAATTCGGCATTGAAAGTGGTGAGGCTTCCATGACTCTTTCCAAGTTTCTGATTTCCTCACCCAACACAACCTGTCTCTCTTGATAGTGCCTTCTAGGCACCTGTTTCCATAGCAACTCTCCAATACTGCCCCTCCACCTCCCCCAACTCTTCTCATCCCCTGAGATCCTTTATTAGGCTTCTTTTGTATATCAGGAGCCACCTAGCCTAGCTCATGTGAAAGCATGTGACGAAGAGGctgaattcttttcttctgtgCATAATGCCATTGTCTTGCATTACTGGGGAGGCCCTGTGCTGCTGCTGAGACCAGGCAGTTGGAACTGCACACTAACTTAGGAACCAATCATCAATAATTTTGCAATTCAATTGAGAGAGGGGACAACTTAAGGCTATTGATTTATAGGCAACTGCTATATACCAGAAGTGTAGGTATAACAGAAGTTATTCATGCTAAGAAGTTGCTAAGAACACTTGCTTTTATATTGCAGGGGGCCAGCAAGTGCGGTTAAATGTTTCTCTTCAGGAACAATGCCCCGTTCACTCTACCTTAGGTGTGGTTCTGTTTAGGAAGTCCACAGTTGGATGAAGTAGTCTTTGGCTACTAGCTTTAAAAAAAGGTCTATGATGGTTCACATAGTATTAATGTCAATTTGTTACCTCATTCAAGTCATCCTTACctcctaccctccccccccatcctctATCACCAAGGCAACACAGGTGGGATTGAAACAGGCTATTAGGGCAACAATGCTCCCTTCCAAAAGTGTTGTGCATACCGGCATCCAGTGAATTCCTATAATCTTGGGATTATGGGAGGAtcgagaagggagaagagaggagtagGTAAGGGAATATGGTATGATTTTGTCTGCCCCACATCCTCCCAGGGGATGAAAGTTCATTTTTATTACTCAGATTGTCTTAGGTGTAGCTtcaccccttccctctcttctctaccCAGGGAAGCTCCGTGGTTTCCTCCGAGTTGGGGACTTGGTGATTGTGGTGACAGGCTGGCGACCTGGCTCAGGCTACACAAACATCATGAGGGTGCTAAGTGTATCTTGAGGCTTCATGTTCCTATAAGCCCTACACCTGTGCCTGAACTCTCAGGACCATGTTCCAATGTAGGTGACTTCCCCCACCCACTATCACACCCAAGAGATAACTCTTCCACTTGTCAGCCACATGCTGAAACTTCATCCCTCTTTAAACTTTCTCAGAAACCACAGCCTCTTTCCCTATCCCTGGAGCCCTGGAGGCTCTCCTCCGTCACCAGGTGTAATAGTTCCTGGAAACTTGTGTTCAATAAAATATCCATCATCCTCAATTATGCCTGAATGTTTGTTCACCTGCATCCAATCCCCACCCATCCCTGGCCCCTAAAATGCCCTAAGTCATTGGTCTCAACTCAGTAGGTTAATTCCTTCTCCCAATGTCTCTCTACCCACCCAGAAATGGGGTAATGAAAGAGATCAATGTAGAGGAGAGGGTATCATGTGTCCGGGGGATAAATTCCCTAACCAAAGTAATGCCCCATTCTCataaaattcaaatctggcactcCTGAAGCATTAACTCATTAGTTGCTGACAATATTGAAAGCACAGGTGGACTCACAGAATCATGggtatagagctagaaagggccttaAAACTGACCTAGACCCGATTCTAAGATTTAGCAAAAAGGCAGTTTGCCCAAGACAACCTAAGTGGTGAGCGggagagtcaagatttgaaagCAGCTCTTCTGATCCCAGCTCTGGAATTGCTTTTATGACACCACTCCacgctagagaaagaaatgacattgGCTGGCACTGACACCTGGGCAATTGGTCCCCTAAGTCATCCCCCAATTTCTGGCCCAGCCTGCCTGTTGTTCCCCAAACAGTGCTCACCTCTCTGCTGTCTCAGTGCTCACCATGCTATCATTTCCCTAGATGCTTTTCCCCCCAATCTGATGTTCATATGCTTGCCCTA is part of the Dromiciops gliroides isolate mDroGli1 chromosome 4, mDroGli1.pri, whole genome shotgun sequence genome and encodes:
- the PKLR gene encoding pyruvate kinase PKLR isoform X1, yielding MELASGILGSWTSKHQRDLMASFLLGAPGGPAGYLRRASVAHLTQELGAAFFQKQQLPAAMADTFLEHLCLLDIDSEPVAARSTSIIATIGPASRSVERLKEMIKAGMNIARLNFSHGSHEYHAESIANVREAVESFAGSAFSYRPVAIALDTKGPEIRTGILQGGPEAEVEVVKGSQVRVTVDPALRTQGNASTVWVDYPNIVRVVPEGGRIYIDDGLISLVVKHKDQEGLVTEVENGGMLGSRKGVNLPGAKVDLPGLSEQDALDLRFGVEQGVDIVFASFIRKAQDVIAVREALGPQGRGIKIISKIENHEGVEKFDEILEVSDGIMVARGDLGIEIPAEKVFLAQKMMIGRCNLAGKPVVCATQMLESMITKARPTRAETSDVANAVLDGADCIMLSGETAKGSYPVEAVKMQHAIAREAEAAVYHRQLFEELRRAAPLSRDPTEVTAIGAVEASFKCCAAAIVVLTTSGRSAQLLSRYRPRAVVIAVTRSAQAARQAHLCRGVFPLLYRESAEPIWSDDVDRRVQFGIESGKLRGFLRVGDLVIVVTGWRPGSGYTNIMRVLSVS
- the PKLR gene encoding pyruvate kinase PKLR isoform X2, which codes for MSNSMEGPAGYLRRASVAHLTQELGAAFFQKQQLPAAMADTFLEHLCLLDIDSEPVAARSTSIIATIGPASRSVERLKEMIKAGMNIARLNFSHGSHEYHAESIANVREAVESFAGSAFSYRPVAIALDTKGPEIRTGILQGGPEAEVEVVKGSQVRVTVDPALRTQGNASTVWVDYPNIVRVVPEGGRIYIDDGLISLVVKHKDQEGLVTEVENGGMLGSRKGVNLPGAKVDLPGLSEQDALDLRFGVEQGVDIVFASFIRKAQDVIAVREALGPQGRGIKIISKIENHEGVEKFDEILEVSDGIMVARGDLGIEIPAEKVFLAQKMMIGRCNLAGKPVVCATQMLESMITKARPTRAETSDVANAVLDGADCIMLSGETAKGSYPVEAVKMQHAIAREAEAAVYHRQLFEELRRAAPLSRDPTEVTAIGAVEASFKCCAAAIVVLTTSGRSAQLLSRYRPRAVVIAVTRSAQAARQAHLCRGVFPLLYRESAEPIWSDDVDRRVQFGIESGKLRGFLRVGDLVIVVTGWRPGSGYTNIMRVLSVS